The window GGTTAAACAAGAATCTAGACTGCATTCAAATATTGATATAAAAGGAAAACCCACTTACAGAACATGTTAAATAGTAATGTGTCACATGGAAATGTGCtacatagattttctttttaaaagagtctTAGATTCTCAAAGGCTTAACGAATGGAAGTAATACTGTAGTCAGCTCACAacatgaagaaaaggaaggaaggaatgaaggggggaggaagggaagaaggaaggaaggaaagaaggaaggaaggaaggaaggaagggagagagggagggaggaaggaaggaaagaagcaaagggaggaaggaagggagggagggaagaaggaagaagggaaggaaggagggagggaggaaggaagaagggagagagagagagagagagagagagagagagagagagagagagagagagagagagagaatcactcGCTGAGGCTGCCCTCAGCACTACCTTCTAACTAGCAgctctttaaaaagagaatacaAGTAAGACTCTTCAGATGATGAGTATTATCAATCTTTAGTTGTATGtaccatgtttttttaaaaagccaatgtcatttttctttatatttaaagtctaaaaataatttattttgtttacttgatattttatttcaaaagttaatattttaacaatgctttattgagttatttttgttcatttgctttagCATTTTTAgagtttttcaaattttttattttctgcatttaaaTGCGTCAGTCATTTACACCCCCTcttaccccccaacccccactccccaccccagcactgagatctCAGCCTTCTAGAATTTATCTTGAAGTCAGGCCTTGCAATGTGCTCTGAATGTTATCTTACACCCAGGCTTAAGTACCTGGTATCAGAAACTGAGCTagctgggtttggtgtctacttGGAGGTCATTCTTTTAAAGCATAGAATTAATAAGTTTTAGACTGACGCTCACACTAAAATTGCCAACATTCCTTTAAAGCCAATAAtcttaaattaatgaaaaattgcTAATACgttctttaaaaaagtattattaaGAAATAACCTTCTCTGGTTGAGATGTTTTCTTGCCAGCTTTTTCTGGTACAAAAAGAGTCAAAGCATTAACCATTTCTAACTTATTAACTCTTGATAAGTTTAAAACTCTCTGCTTTATTGCAACGTTAGGGAGGAATAAATGAGAGCAATGTCAGAATTCTTGagtcagcacccacatcatgttCATTTCGGTTAACtctccttttaaaaacagaaacagtatttatttgtttatggtacttcaagaagaaagaaagaagctaagcCCTGTTTGCCTTTGAAGCCGACCATTGTCTGTGGAACATAATGGGTCTTTGTACCTGGGTTCTGTTGAACTTTCCTAGGACTTACATGTGGAGCTCTAAATTTACCGTCCCACAAGTGATCATAAGCAACCCCGATGCAGGGCTTCCATGCACGTAGCTACTAATGTCAGAATAATTATTAATACGTAGGACGATGACCAGAGTTTCCTAAACACTACGAGCAGTGAAACTTACTCTTAAAAAGTGTCTGTTTAAACCTCTGCAGTACCTGAAGAAGTCAAACTAAAACTGTTGGACACTTTTGATTTTTAACTGGTTAGAAGAAATGGAACCTGAGCAACCCCTCCCAAGATTTGTTTGCATGACTATTGTCCTAGGATTATTTGCTGCTGTCAATGCAAAAGTATGAAAAATCTAATCAATGGTAAGATTGTAACCATGAATTTTAGAATTCCAGAGTATTTGTGTAGAAAATGTTTCAGCTATTCACGTTTAAATCTTATCTGCGGAAAGTGTCCACTTGTCTGGAAGGAAGTTGCTGAAATGTTTGTTTATGAGCAACACATTGGAGGGTGTTTACTTGTaatttgggattaaaggagacTACTTATTCCAACGGTTTTTAGCTTTGTTGTTCAAATAGATCTTTATTATCAAATAGtgactaagaagaaaaatagtgaAAAATAGTACATTTTCAATGATTTTATATGGGTGTCTAATATGTTTCGGTAGTATAAAATCTCCTATCATAACAAAAATActgtttaataatttttttaagtccaGTATAAGAAGACATTATTATATAGTGTTATGGTATTTATGTTGCGTATAACTGATGACAGATTATAAAGATTAAAACTGGGACAACTTTTGgtatgaaatttaaattaaaatttgaaagtcCCCTTCCTCTATCTGCCACCTGGTGGAACATGTTTCCATGGCACACTGAGAGCACAGACTCTGCCTAACGCCTGCCCCGCTACCAAGGCCTGGCTCTTAACAGAGAATAAGCACACAGCCAGTAGTTTCTACtacatggaaaaaatatttttgcatgaGAAAAACTTATATCATTATAAAccaagacaattttaaaaatgatatatagtAATCAgaataaattaatgtattttgtATGATAGTGTAAGCTATATTTAATCAAAGTgttgtaatttttatttcctagaCAAAGTAATACATGTGTTCCATCTATCGGAGATAAAACAACTGTATGATTATAACGGTGTTTTCCCAGCATGAAATCAAGTCCGTCCTCACAATTTTCTGAAACCTGAATGGCTGCTGTCTGTAGCAATTCAGTTCTAGAgatttaataactttttttttctaattgcaaTGGACTTCTAACCTGCATAGCAACAGTTGTATTTTACTGTGAGCTAAAACAACTGCCTAGTGTTAAAGATGACCACTGGGTATGTTTGATCCTTGAGTTGTTTCTTTGGGTGTTCACAAAGCCTTTCAAAGTAAAGGTGTCTGCGGGCTCAAACATATTTGTAGTGACGCTATCCCCTAAAACAACTGAAAGATGATGGGATTCCAAGgtctgaaaggaaggaaaaagaactaGTGGGaatgtttattcactttaccaCGTGAGATGGTAGCTTGATtctctcgggggggggggggggggggggtgaggagcTGATTCTCTTACACTGGCGATGCCTTGAGTAGATTCACTGAGCTGGGCTGTCCGTTGGCTGAGCTGAGAACTCTATATCTGACCTTTTCTGTTTATGATCCGTCAATTGTCAACTGGTTGTGAGCTTTGAGGAAGCAATGTACAGAATTTTTTTCCCTAGTACTAAGTTGCTTTGCAAAGATGATTTCATTGTCACGCAGGTATTATTAAGAAAAGTGTTCTTTCAtttctgagaaaacaaacaaacaaaaaaccaaataagctAGCCTAGAAGGctgggcttcatttttttttttcttgctgactCATCAGATAGATAACATAGTAGCATCTGTGATTTAAGGGACTTGATCTTAGCATAATATATACAAGTTCATATTTTTTTGCTTATGTGTAATACAGCACCATTTATGATTcattcttcctgttttctcctgGCCTGTTGGAAGAGTCTGCAGCCAGTGATTGTATAGTAGCTATGGAAAGGCTACACGTCATATCTCAGCCAGTCAGTTTCCCCCTCTACTTTGAATAGATGAATAGGCCTTGCCACTGGCTAACCATATTTAAGTGAAATGAAGCAAATGATATTTGTTGTACAGGCTCTGTTCTATGTTTTACAAAGCCACCATGGAGTTAAGCTCattattttatagaattattgtctaaggacaaaaaaaaaaaatgtacctaaAATAACAGATACTATAATCCCAGTCCTAGGAAAAGAAATTGATAGActtgctttatttttgaaaacatttgaCTATATTGTTTAAATATCATAGATACATatagaagtaaaataaacattttagtaGTTCCTTCCATTATAATCCTCTTCCAAGACACACTGGTCAAGTACCTATGAATGGAGGAATTGAAGCACGTGGCTTCTATGATGAGTTATTGATTAAAGACTACCTGATTCCAAGAAAGAGAATCCAGGATACTTCCTGTGCTTCGAATTTTAGCTTGTGGGAGAAAACAAAGCAACTTGAACTGCACACACAGGTGACGGCGAGGGTACAGATGGTTACTAGTGAGATAACTGAATGGACCCATTTTATAGGTTAGGAAGGCCTACAGGCTTGAAACAAATTTTCAGGGGATAAAGCCAGTTAGCgtaatcataaaataattaaattttataatatttttaacttttctgcCCAAATTCTGGCTTTTGAAGGGTAGGAAGTCAGGACCATCTTTGAGCCACATAGAAAACAGGCCCTTGGGTTCACAGATCGATCAGTCTACTAGTCCTTTCCCTAATTTGAAATTAGTGTAATTGTAAATCTCCCCTCTCTAGATCTTTACCTATAGGAGACATGGCATTACTAAGCCCAGCAATGATCAACAAGGCATCTGTTGTCCATCAGTTAgcacacaggaaaataaaacagttgAAATATCTTGGATCAGCACTCTATTAAATCTGTCTGGttttaatttctgtgtgtgtgtgtgtgtgtgtgtgtgtgtgtgtgtgtggtatgaataCAGAGACATGACATGCATGCATTATAATTCTAGTGCTGAAAGAAGGACCCCTCAGTAGCTCCTACAGATTGATCCAATTTCATTTTCACTGGGGCTCGTCTGATGGCCAGGGCTCTGAGCACACCGTGGACAAAAACAAATATGCTGCAGAGGTAAGATCATTTCTTGTTGATTGGCAAAATCCTATTTAGCATTAATTTCCAAAGCTTTTTATAAGTCTGGCCCCTACTGAGTGAACAGACCCTTTGCAAAGGATCTTCCATTGGTTTCTTAGGTGTTTCATTATCATTCAGTGAAGGCTGTAAAAATagcattgagtttgtttttttataaatccATAAGTAAAATCTGCCTTTTCTAAAAATTCTACATGTTCTTGTCTTAGCATTGCTTTTGAAGTGATAAGCTGCTGTAACCAGGATAATTAGAATTAAATCAAGTTTTGCTTAAAATTATCCACATTTTATCTGTGATAACCTTGAGCTGTAAAGAGAGTCATTAGGTAAGATCTGTTGGCTTTTATGCTATGAATCATTTACTGTGGTTTTGTCTCCCGTGGCTTTAGCTTCACTTGGTTCACTGGAACACCAAATATGGGGACTTTGGAAAAGCTGTGCAGCAACCCGATGGCTTGGctgttttgggtgtttttttgaAGGTTAGTTAATAGTCCAATCCCTTGCTTTTTTCTAAGTTTAAGCTGATTGACTAGACTGAATGTTTATAACAGGGAGAACATTCTACAAAAATCCAAGGAGATGCTTCCGGTGCTAAAGTATTTTCAGGTTTAATTCTCCCTCCATCACTCCACACCTTCGTTATGAATAGCCGAGAGACATTTTGGGATGTGTCACTTAGAAACCAGTTAGATATTAATGCGAAGAACAGACAAAATTTAACTGAAGATGGCTAATAGGGTATAATTTGTTTAAATTGAACCTTAAGTGAAGGTTACTATTCTGTCTTTTGGGGACAGACAATGCTAGATTGAGATCAAATTCTGATGAGGGTGGTTCTAGGTGGTTCCATGTTGGCGACTTTCAGGAACTGTAGGATCTCAGAGTTGAACCGCCCCTAGCAAGTCGGAAAGGGGAGTGTGGAACACTGTGGATGGATATTTATGAGTGTCCCATGCTGAAGTGGAAGCTGCGGGGGTTCCTTACCTCACCCAGAGGCAGCAGTCAGAGAAACATGATAAAAGTGCTCGGGGTGTAATCCTGAGAAGTTGCTAGTGTGAAACTTTACAGCACTGAGGACATGGTAGCCGATGATTGAAAAGAAACAGGAATCAAGAGACTACTAGAAAGACTTGAGGGCCGTGGGGGATGGggggaacaggaagagagagtgtgtgtaggAAGATAGGCAAGAGTGTGAGTTTAAGGTGTCCACTGAAGTAAGACCTTGTTCTTTCAGCTTGGTGGTTGGAGTATTTCCTCCAACCTAAAGCAAGCTAATTCAGGGAAGTAAGTTACAGAAACGGAAGCTGAGGTGGGTGAAAGATTCAGTGACTGCTGCCAAAACACGTGTTGTCAGTGTTTACAAGACACTAATGTCTAAGGGGTAGATTTtacttgttgttgttcttcttcttctttgaacaCAAATCAAAATTGTTGTAGTGCCAATTGACTCATAAGGCCTTATAACCCCTGCATTTCTGCAGATTGGACCTGCCTCAAAAGGCCTTCAGAAAATCCTTGAAGCACTGCATTCCATTAAAACAAAGGTAAGTCTTTTCATACTCTGGATTTTAAAAACTTCCTATGATCAGAATGAATAGTCTTGTTGATGACATGGTGTTTAGATGAATAGTCCACTGAAGGTAAGTAAATAATTGCTTATATGTaatgatctttttctttctgcaaaaGTAGATTCTAATTCTGGTAAATAATGATTTGTAATGACTTGCTATTGGAAGCATACATATGCAAGAACCAGAGAAATCCTTTGAAAAGTTCCTCCAAAAGCCAGAAAAATCCTCTGAACAAAGCACCCAGTGATTCCTATAGAGAGAGCTTGTGAGGAGCATGCTATGCTATGATCACAGTGTTAATCCAAGGGATCCAGAGATGTGTGGGATGGACAAAGGCCTGCTCCGTGGAAATTCATATTCGGTGACCTGAGTTCATCCATTCTGTGCTGAAGTCCTCTGAGCCACAATGCTGTGCTGAGGTCTTTGGGCATCCACTTGAAATGACTGGTCATCTGGCAGGCTGGCTACACAAAGCTCATCTTCACACTGGCATACCACCCAGCTTATTAAATGTAAACCATTGTACCTATCCTTCCCGTCATTGAATCCCTTGTGGTAACCCTGATGATGCATCATCCATGTGGGCCTGTTCTCTCTCCTGATTGCTAATCACGTCTAGTCCCCTTTATTTATTCTCATCTTACATTGCTTCATTTCTCAGCGACCTTCTAAAGAAAACAGTGGTGTGAAATCTCACATTTCCTCCCACAGTTACTGCTTTGAAAGTGCAGTGTCCAGAGCTGAACACTATGTTTTAATTCTAATGGATCTGTGAAATATCATTGCAAAATTATCACCTTACTACCAAAAGATCCTGCATTTCTGTTATTGCAACCtaattatatttatcattttagtgGTAACAATATAGCTTTAAATGCCAGATGTGATCAGGTAAGGGCCCTGAAAAACCTAAGGAATTGTTCTGATGCCCTCACTTGCCATTCTATGTTTCCAAGCAAAATGTCCAGTGCCAGTTCCCTTCATTTTGTTTGTCAGTAAACCTGAAACCTCCACACAAAAAGCCTTACAGGAAGAGCTGACTAGACCTGTGAATAATATAGTCTTTCCTCCTACAGCTCTGGTGCTGACCATTTTCTGTGCATTTGCTCTGCAGGGGAAGCGTGCAGCCTTTGCTAACTTCGATCCTTGTTCCCTTCTTCCTGGAAACTTGGACTACTGGACATACCCTGGCTCTCTGACCACTCCGCCCCTGCTGGAATGTGTGACCTGGATTGTGCTCAAGGAACCCATTACTGTCAGCAGTGAGCAGGTTGGTTTTCTAGGGAGGGTTCTCTGTTAGTGGAGGCAGAAAAGCTGCTCCTCCCAGGCAGGCCTGGGATTTAATCTCCCTGTTGTCTCACCCTGTGGCTGTTGTCACAGAGTGTTTGGCAGTTAGTGAAGATTTGCTGGTGGTATTAGCCGGCACCTTTGGCAGGGCTTAGATCGGTTGTTTGATCTGTGAAAATGTTGGTTATTGTGAGGATTATATGAGAATGATATTTGCGTATTAGCTTATtagcttattctttttttaacagcTAGGAGAGGAGGAAATAGAGTCTTTGAAAAACCGAGATTTCATATTGAAAGTTATATAGACGTCAGTGATAATTCCCAGGCTCCTGCTCACTAAGAGTTTAGTGTGATCTTGTGATTGGGAGATGCGCTTCTGAATCCTGACAGCATTACACCTGGCATTCCTTAGCATAAAGCCAAAATGTGGGAAATGGACATTTCTTGGGAATCCCAAAAGGCAGATCCTGGTAATATGAAAGAAAGCTTCAGCCAGTTTTGAAGTGACGGTTATTTGAGTGCCTGTGTAATTTAAACTTGGAATTTTTGGAATCATGAATGTTTGAGCCTGTGTAATATGCCAGAAAGGTCACATTGCCAGACTTTATTTCACCGTCTGGAATTTACTGATAGAAACGGTAAGCACAGGAAAATGGAAGTACACTCCGTGAAGTTGTTTGGGCTGGGAATGTAATTCCCTTCTGTGCTCTCTGTTAGAATATTAACgttcatgataaaaataattcacaCATGTCCTTTGAGGTACTCAATCTACAACTAGAAACTCGCATGTAGTGTAAGCAACATGGGCCACAAAATGGTATTGTTTTCCTGGTATGTGGCTTGAAAATTAACTGGGAGTTTTAACAGTTGAACAAGCATCGTGAAGTAGCGTGAGGGAAGGATGAAATGTCACTTCTCGTTGTAGACGTGGTGCTTGAGATAGGGGGCCAAACATCAGCATTCCTTTCATGTCTCCACAGAGAACAACTTAGATATTTCGAAGTCTTCTATCAATAGCGGGCTTTGATAGGTAAATGTATTGCCCGCAGATACTCTAGTGCTAAATAACAGATAATTATGGACAATGAGTTTGCCCTTTACTCTAGAAAATGGTGTGAAACTACACAAATTAATTGCCTGTTTTGGCAAGACCCCATAGTAAGTGCATCTTTGCATATCGTGGTACACGGGATCTGCAGGTCTTGCGTACATACAGCTCAGAGCCACAGCTCTGGTTCCTCTTCTGAGACTCCTCCTGTTTCGTTTGCTTCTTGGCTCTGTTCAAATGTaggtgattgaaaaaaaaaaagctattgagCATCACATCCAGGCAAACCTACCTCTGAAACACCTTCCACTGAATTCCCAGGGAAAACAGAAGCCTTGTTTTAGAGATCAGAGATGCTCAACAGATCTTCCCATCATGCTGACTAGCCTGGTGCTCCTTGTTCATTTCTAAGTCAGGTTTTGGCAGGAAAGAATGTTAGCACGAAAGATTACAGCATATTGGAGTTACCAATTGTGATGTACTTTGTCTTCTCTGGGACAGAAAACGAAactttaatatgtatttaaaacttTACACTGCTTTACATGCCCTAGGtagttacagattttttttcgTTCGAtttaaaaggaaagcaagaaataCAAGCTcatgaaaagttttatttaaagaaagaccCCAGTGGCTTTGTCTATCGACTCTGTGTAAATAGATTTTTCATGTGGGGGCTGCATTTAGCTGTTTtcggttttgtttttaattttttttcttttccttttttgtctgcctctgcctcccaagtgctgatctCAAGGGTGTGCACCAGCAGCACCCGGAATTGGAGGCTGAATTTCAATCTAAAACATGCCACTTTAAGTATGTAATATtgtgaaactgatttttttttttaaattacatggtGTCTTTTAGATGTGTTGTTTCCGTGAACTGAACTTCAATGAGGAAGGGGATCCTGAAGAACTGATGGTGGACAACTGGCGCCCAGCTCAGCCGCTGAAGAATAGAAAGATCAAAGCGTCCTTTAAATAAAATGGCCCTGCAGCTGGGGTCCAAACGACACAAGTGTGGCTGCCTCTCTGTAGCTAAGCACAGTTCTGCCTTGGTGATTCGGATCCCGACTTTGCGTTGTATTTTAGGCCTTTTACCTCTCACCCATCGTACttacaaataaaatgtgaaaagcaaGACCCAGGTGTCTCATGTGGTGGCAGCACAGTGGCAGGCTGGTGGTTGACTTAGGGCATCTTTTCTCAGCCTTGGCAATGGAACATAAAGAACAGACATGGCCTCTTGCTCCTCTTCACAGCCATAGGATCAGGCTCAGGCCTGTTtgttaaaatgctatttttaaaaccatatgaAAGCAGAATGATTGATTACAAGTCCACATCATGAGACAAACAGGTAATTTAGGAAAATCAGGTAAAACAGTCATACTTTTATGATTATAAATTAGATGAATGTTCACTCTTCCAAGAtcttatattaaagaaaaacttttaagaagCTTATATATTTGTAGCCAAGTTATTCTTAAATACGAAGAACTATGTTGCAACTTAGTGACTTTTGATTTCTAGACGTGTAAATGAAGATGTAAAAATTGATATAGTTGTGATACAGAGTATATTTCCCTTCAGATAACATACCATAATGCAATGGATAATGTATTTTAGATATATTCTCTAATAAAATTCAGAACTCTATTCTGGGTGCCTTTATTGTCTATGCCACAGGGACAGAAATGGGCGAACAAACGCCTGCCTACAGGGTTCATGTCAATTCATTATTGAAAGTCAGCCATTCCAACAGGCTTACAACT is drawn from Mastomys coucha isolate ucsf_1 unplaced genomic scaffold, UCSF_Mcou_1 pScaffold17, whole genome shotgun sequence and contains these coding sequences:
- the Ca2 gene encoding carbonic anhydrase 2; translation: MSHHWGYGKHNGPENWHKDFPIANGDRQSPVDIDTATAQHDPALQPLLISYDKAASKSIVNNGHSFNVEFDDSQDFAVLKEGPLSSSYRLIQFHFHWGSSDGQGSEHTVDKNKYAAELHLVHWNTKYGDFGKAVQQPDGLAVLGVFLKIGPASKGLQKILEALHSIKTKGKRAAFANFDPCSLLPGNLDYWTYPGSLTTPPLLECVTWIVLKEPITVSSEQMCCFRELNFNEEGDPEELMVDNWRPAQPLKNRKIKASFK